The window GGAGGAGGTATCACAAGTATCTTTAGCTGCAACTGTAAGCTCTTTAAATAAGAAGTCTTTCGAAAACGTGATTTATATACCGGTATGCAACATGCCATTCATTCGATAATCTGGGGCCGAAAGCTGTGGTCCCGATTTGAAGGAGGCTAACTTCTGTTAGGCATCTTGCCTGCTGTGACAGAGGACACTCACCGTATTCCGGAAGAGGAAAATCTACAGGAATGGGCCAAGCAATGGAAGGATCTACAAAATCATGAGGACTGGCCTTCGTACATAACCACAGCAACTCACCCATAGGGAACATGCCCATCATCATACTCTGATTGGATAATGGCAAGCTCGCCATGTTGATTTGATTATGAACTTGGGGTGGCATTTGAGACTGATGACTGGCTTGAGATGGTTGAAGATTAACGTTCTGCCTTGGATTCATAGGTCTCCCGTTTCCGAGACCGACTTGATGGCTGATACGAAGAGGTTTGTTGACTCGATTGAAGTTCACACCTCCATGTGAGTTTGTAGGTTGACCCATGGTGTTATGAATAGCTGAACTTAAAGGTCGTGGGGCAGGGAAATCTAGCTCGAAAGTCAGTCATCAATAACAACCCTCATCTGGACAGACCTTGATTGTTTGGATGAAACGGATTGCCCATGATCGATGCAGCTAAAGTCGAAATGACCTTTTTCCCCTGAAATGCACTATTCGGGTTGTTAGTCACAATCCTTACtccaaaaaaaaaagaatgaGTGTACAAGCAAACATATGAACTCACTTGCATTGCAACCAATCGTTCACCTTCAAAGAATCCTCCTTGCCATGGCACTTCATCACCGCTTGCCTGAGACCACAAACGCTATGAGTCAATCTGGATGAAGTCCCGGGAATTAGACTACCAACCCTTTGCTTTTTCCGTTAACCTTGTGTTCCATGAACAATATATCTTTCCCCGCAATGACGACACCCAACTGAGCGCATAATTCCACCAGATCTTTATCCGATGTCCACTTTCGAACCAATCCTATTCAGCTAACGGGCAGCATTCAGTAGCCAAAGCTTCCCACATACCCAGTGAAGATCATGAAGGACGACTGAATCGATTTCTTCCACGCTTGGATCTAGCCCAAATACCTTCTTATTCGGACCACCCTTCCTTGAGAAGGACTTTTCAGACTTTCCTGTTGGGTATGCAGCTCTACCGGACCCCTGCAAAACATGGTGTCATCCAACAGTACGAAGGGCGCAGAACTGATCTTCCCTCACCTTTTTGGGGCAAGTTTCTAGATGCTAAACCATCGTGAATGAGTGGATATGGCAAGCGAGACGGTAGAGGACAGAATATCAAATTGTTAGGGCACGAGGTTATCAGAGGCAGTTGCCTCCCGTTAGCTTGAGTCAGAGAGAAAGGAAGTACAGGCCAATAAGCGCACTTACCTCATACAGTGGATACGTATGGTCGGGGCCGTGATAAATGGCGCCGCCAAGGTCAACCTCACTCTGGAGTAGTAAACGAACAGTAATAAGAAAGACATTTTCGAAAGAGAGAGAGCACCTACCTGGGAGAAGTACTGTTGGTGTTCCATGCTAGAGATTGAAGGGAGGGAGTATTTCAAAACTCTTGGGTGAATGGCGAGGACAGAAGATAGCAATTCTTGGGGAGGAAGTTAATCTCAAGGTGGtaaaggaagagaagagtAGAAGGAAAGTGTGGAGCGAGGTGCATGTGCAAGTTGACGTGGACGGCGCGTGGTACGGTGGATTGGTAAATAACACATTAGTAGCAGATAATAGATAGTAGATCAACTATACGATAACATAAAAAGCTACGCAATGGCCACGGCGAATGGACGCGTCGAGGCTGGGTCTGAACAGTGGTAAACCTCCACCAGATTGTGATCCGTGCGCTCATAGGTAGCCCTCAAACTGTCCGAGTAACTGGTAAGCGAAGGACCCGACTGCGATGCATTTTTGATGTTACGCGACCAAATCAGACAATCATATGACGCCGCCCACCTGCATCTTCTTTATTTCGTCAGAGTTATAGCCGAGTTCTGTTAAAACTTCTTCAGTATGTTGACCCAGGTATGGCGGTGGGCGATACAACTATACGGGAAGTTTCAACTGAGAGCCCCATACTAAGAGTTAGTACGGCTTACCTTCGGCTTGCTACCATCATATGTGACAGCCGGTGCTGCAAGCTTGATCTTACCCGCCCGCGGATGCTGCAAGCTGTCAATCGTGCGTCAACCTCATGGTGATTTGAAGACTTACGACGACTTCTTCTACTACCTCCCTAGCTATGGCTTGTGGATGGGAGAATGTTTGCGCGATATTGTTGATTGGTCTGATGGCCAAGATATGAGTTTTGTGATAAATCAGCATAAGCTTGCACTCACGCAAACGGCAGTCTAATGTCCGCTGCGTTAGCATAAACAGAGAATCAAAAACGACAAATTAACTTGCCCTTTCCCTGTGAGTTTTTGGCACCATTCCTCGGTTGTTTTTTCAGAGAGTACTTCCTCAATAAGTGAAATCATGACATCTCGGTTCTCCACTCTCTTGTGGTTTTTAGAAAACCGGTCGTCATTCAACCAGTCAGGCTTGTTAAGCACGGCAGGTGAACAAAGAATCGCGAATTGAGAATCATTGCCGGCCGAGAGCATGATAAAAGAATCCTTCGTGGGAAACACTTGATAAGGGACTATGGAGGGGTGTGATGTGCCCCAGCGGGTAGCTTCTTGTCCTGCAATGAGATAATTGGCACCTATATTACAGAGCGAAGCAATCTTTTGAAAGCCAGGATGTAAGCATGTGGAACGCAACAGCCAGAGAAGTATACTCGCCTGACTTTCGAACAAACTACACTCAATGCGAGAGCCTTTCCCTGTCTTCTGACGCTTCAAAAGAGCTGCCAAAATACCAGATTGCGCATAGTGTCCAGTCAGGACATCGGTGACCGCCACCCCGACCTATCAAATAATGATTTAAACAGTTACACCAGCGTAAATCAATCACCCACCTTGACGGGTTTACCATCTTTCTCTCCGGTGATATGCATTAGTCCTGCTTCAGCTTCAATAACAACGTCGTATCCTGGTGACTTGGAATAAGGTCCGGTTGATCCATATCCTGATAAATGTCAGTCAATTCAAGCTGTCAAACATACACTGCAGCTTCATAGGAAGAGATCACCTGTAATTGAGCAGTAGATAAGCCTGGGATTCATTTCCTTCACTTCTTCCCAAGAGAGACCAAATTTCTTCAATTTTCCTGGGACGCTGATCTATGCATTAATTACGAGTATGATCCCACCCCGATGAATTGAAAAAGCCTCACTAATTCTCCACGAGCACATCTGCTTCTTCGATCAGTCTTTTGATGATTTTTTGACCTTCTACAGATTTGAGATTAAGCGTCAGACTGTATAAATTGGTCAATTTATTTCTGCTTCAGCTCCTATACGTTAAGCCTCACGACCGTTTGTTTCTATTGGCTTGCATAAAGTAAGCTGATTCAGGGGGAAGGTCAGGCCTTGGGTAATCCTCGAGTGGGACTGGGGCGGAAGGAGGGAGCCATGAGCGTGTGTCATCACCGTTTTTAGGAGATTCAATCTATGAGAAATAGGACATAGGTGAGCATACGATCTTCAAACCCTTAGTACGGATCACCTTAATGACATCGGCTGTGCACGTCCTTTTAGTACATATATTTGGCTATCTATTTAGACCGAATTGTGACTTACCCCCAAGATCAGACTGCAGGTCATTATCCATGTGCTCTGTTAGCGGGCGCTTCATGTTCGTTTGCAGGTCCTGAGTTTATTGTAGGAATACTCACAAGCATCATTGTTGCAAACGGCCCGGCCAGAATCCTTGTTAAGTCTACCACTTTGATACCGGCGAGCGGCCTATCATCATTCACAATGGCTGGAGTTGAGAAGCTTCGCAGGTGCGATATTGAGGATGCGTATGGTGGCACCCCAGGCGGCGCTGATAAAGTCTTGCCGCATTGCAAGGGCTTGAGCCTGAATAGAGCCATAC is drawn from Cryptococcus gattii WM276 chromosome A, complete sequence and contains these coding sequences:
- a CDS encoding Acyl CoA transferase, putative (Similar to TIGR gene model, INSD accession AAW41589.1), translating into MLRMALFRLKPLQCGKTLSAPPGVPPYASSISHLRSFSTPAIVNDDRPLAGIKVVDLTRILAGPFATMMLSDLGADVIKIESPKNGDDTRSWLPPSAPVPLEDYPRPDLPPESAYFMQANRNKRSLTLNLKSVEGQKIIKRLIEEADVLVENYVPGKLKKFGLSWEEVKEMNPRLIYCSITGYGSTGPYSKSPGYDVVIEAEAGLMHITGEKDGKPVKVGVAVTDVLTGHYAQSGILAALLKRQKTGKGSRIECSLFESQIASLCNIGANYLIAGQEATRWGTSHPSIVPYQVFPTKDSFIMLSAGNDSQFAILCSPAVLNKPDWLNDDRFSKNHKRVENRDVMISLIEEVLSEKTTEEWCQKLTGKGLPFAPINNIAQTFSHPQAIAREVVEEVVHPRAGKIKLAAPAVTYDGSKPKLYRPPPYLGQHTEEVLTELGYNSDEIKKMQVGGVI
- a CDS encoding Hypothetical protein (Similar to SGTC gene model, INSD accession EAL22617.1; CNBB2490) is translated as MEHQQYFSQSEVDLGGAIYHGPDHTYPLYEHLETCPKKGSGRAAYPTGKSEKSFSRKGGPNKKVFGLDPSVEEIDSVVLHDLHWWTSDKDLVELCAQLGVVIAGKDILFMEHKVNGKSKGQAVMKCHGKEDSLKVNDWLQCNAFQGKKVISTLAASIMGNPFHPNNQDFPAPRPLSSAIHNTMGQPTNSHGGVNFNRVNKPLRISHQVGLGNGRPMNPRQNVNLQPSQASHQSQMPPQVHNQINMASLPLSNQSMMMGMFPMDPSIAWPIPVDFPLPEYASFKSGPQLSAPDYRMNGMLHTGI